Proteins encoded within one genomic window of Humulus lupulus chromosome 1, drHumLupu1.1, whole genome shotgun sequence:
- the LOC133796413 gene encoding uncharacterized protein LOC133796413, which produces MDVWSWICELPNSDQYWTDSDPSPPVFELASSGTSTHHDNQTRSIQLRAEKSSGSNIDALVTFSVCLQGFHHVSPQKILWVSDTCSLSSDKPFLPLVLQLLQEIISRSPTAQDSTCPRSQLQKLKPDAVSWIMDSHTPESFSTFFNLLLLTRLFWVCAFDCHTEVGSFYFRSLLAPSLEATSFSSSPALRTFFLTVGVDAELCFMRTLGYMLAKWCILREVGVGLQTLTPLLSSPKVGFSYATESHGFWILKGYAPVWGMKLTSPNTEMSHFPGFEAKDAVLKYALAHQQLEVVIQLEYTVGFYEGLIQVNARVDNLRLHVAKLGYNKDDDVEFGEERHFPSRIRVWVGPEVGANYVAGLSLGRSTNNGEREIVGKNIVKGSFGNSKSPKMKTMARTSTRAKQSNWRWDQDAEGNAAVFDAVLHDNTTGQEVAARRSRAAGSGDYEGLRERYSGTNRVFTKKGGLILAGDEYGQGVGWRLSKETEGSVLKWRIGGQVWLSYSPNQIKSSYFESRSVEWCDEVDLPLIPSKLLSY; this is translated from the coding sequence ATGGACGTTTGGTCATGGATATGTGAGTTGCCTAACTCAGACCAATACTGGACCGATTCAGACCCATCACCACCCGTATTTGAACTCGCGAGTTCCGGTACATCGACTCATCATGACAACCAAACTCGGTCCATTCAACTCAGGGCTGAGAAATCGTCCGGCTCCAACATTGATGCCCTAGTAACGTTCTCTGTTTGCCTTCAGGGCTTTCACCACGTCAGCCCCCAGAAGATCCTGTGGGTTTCTGACACGTGCTCACTCTCGTCCGATAAGCCATTTCTCCCTCTGGTTCTTCAACTTCTCCAGGAAATTATCTCTCGTTCACCAACTGCGCAAGATAGCACCTGCCCACGTTCCCAGCTCCAGAAGTTAAAACCCGACGCCGTATCATGGATTATGGATTCTCACACGCCAGAGTCGTTCTCCACCTTCTTCAACCTCCTCCTTCTTACGCGCCTCTTCTGGGTCTGCGCGTTCGACTGCCACACCGAAGTTGGGTCCTTCTACTTCCGGTCCTTGTTAGCTCCGAGCCTGGAAGCTACGTCGTTTAGTAGCTCACCGGCTTTGAGGACGTTTTTCTTAACGGTAGGAGTAGATGCTGAGCTGTGTTTCATGCGCACGCTTGGGTACATGTTAGCCAAGTGGTGTATTTTAAGGGAAGTGGGCGTCGGATTACAAACGTTAACTCCATTGTTGTCTTCTCCGAAAGTCGGGTTCTCTTACGCGACTGAGTCCCATGGATTTTGGATTCTCAAGGGGTACGCGCCTGTCTGGGGGATGAAACTCACAAGCCCCAACACTGAGATGAGTCATTTTCCGGGGTTTGAAGCGAAAGACGCTGTGCTGAAATACGCGCTGGCGCACCAGCAACTTGAAGTAGTTATTCAGTTGGAATACACGGTTGGATTCTACGAAGGGCTGATTCAAGTGAACGCACGCGTGGACAACCTGCGCCTCCATGTGgccaaattagggtacaacaaggACGATGACGTGGAGTTCGGGGAGGAGAGGCATTTCCCGTCCAGAATCCGAGTTTGGGTTGGGCCAGAAGTCGGAGCAAACTACGTCGCGGGACTGAGTTTGGGCCGGTCCACGAACAACGGGGAGAGAGAGATCGTAGGCAAGAACATCGTGAAGGGCAGTTTCGGAAATTCAAAGTCTCCGAAGATGAAAACCATGGCCAGGACATCGACCCGTGCAAAGCAAAGCAACTGGCGGTGGGACCAGGACGCAGAGGGCAACGCGGCTGTGTTTGATGCGGTGCTGCACGACAACACGACGGGGCAGGAAGTAGCTGCGCGTAGGTCACGGGCTGCCGGGTCGGGCGATTACGAGGGGTTGCGGGAGCGGTACAGTGGAACGAATAGGGTGTTTACAAAGAAGGGAGGATTGATACTCGCGGGAGATGAGTACGGACAAGGAGTGGGGTGGAGACTGAGTAAAGAGACGGAAGGGAGTGTGTTGAAGTGGAGAATTGGGGGTCAAGTTTGGCTGAGTTATTCGCCCAATCAGATTAAGAGTTCGTATTTTGAGTCGAGGAGTGTGGAGTGGTGTGATGAGGTTGACTTGCCTCTCATTCCTTCTAAGTTGTTGTCGTACTGA
- the LOC133818979 gene encoding uncharacterized protein LOC133818979, with the protein MSNRRKVFHSVVATSPLLSDEHNRILQESFSIQEVRDAMFAIPGRKAPGPDGHYGRKNCKPSCMIKIDLRKAYDTIEWGFIEEMLVAFHFPRKFIVLIMVCIKTPRFSLLLNGEMHGFFESKRGLRQGDPMSPLLFVLGMEYLSRLMRDVGARQGPETLFLDFWYLGIPVCSKKISAVECNGILEKMVARIKVWSTRNLSYMGRVTLINSVLITIHSYWAQIMILPKILLRDVEAICRAFLWKGLADSNSPGIKAGHDLLFEQPLTVNWSKIVWDRLSILKHRFVLWLVMLQRLRTRDQLHKFQPLVDQSCLLCGAKRMSVVRKSIIYAALAALVYHIWRVRNDVFWSNKLWHVDNTVQRVVREIQIRISLVMPKKAKAIDREWVTKISKN; encoded by the exons ATGAGCAACAGAAGGAAGGTTTTTCATTCAGTGGTGGCTACTAGTCCATTACTTTCAGATGAGCACAATCGAATTCTTCAGGAATCTTTCTCCATTCAAGAGGTTAGAGATGCCATGTTTGCCATACCAGGGAGGAAGGCTCCTGGCCCGGATGG GCATTATGGAAGGAAGAATTGCAAACCGAGTTGTATGATTAAAATCGATTTGAGGAAAGCTTATGACACTATTGAATGGGGATTTATTGAAGAAATGCTTGTTGCTTTTCATTTTCCTCGgaagttcattgttctcattatGGTGTGTATCAAAACCCCAAGATTTTCATTATTACTTAATGGTGAAATGCATGGCTTTTTTGAGTCCAAGAGGGGTTTGAGACAAGGTGATCCGATGTCCCCACTCCTATTTGTGCTTGGCATGGAGTATTTGTCTAGATTAATGAGAGATGTGGGTGCTCGGCAAG GGCCTGAAACTCTTTTCCTTGACTTCTG GTATCTTGGCATCCCTGTTTGCTCAAAGAAAATTTCAGCAGTTGAGTGTAATGGTATTCTTGAGAAAATGGTTGCTAGGATCAAAGTTTGGAGCACGAGGAACTTGTCCTATATGGGAAGAGTTACTTTAATCAATTCTGTTTTGATTACTATCCACTCTTATTGGGCTCAAATTATGATACTTCCTAAAATATTATTAAGGGATGTTGAAGCTATTTGCAGGGCTTTTCTTTGGAAGGGTCTGGCTGACAGTAATAGCCCGGG CATTAAAGCTGGTCATGACCTACTATTTGAGCAGCCTCTTACTGTGAACTGGAGCAAAATTGTTTGGGATAGACTGAGCATTCTGAAGCATAGATTTGTGCTTTGGCTGGTCATGTTGCAGAGGCTTCGTACTAGAGATCAGTTGCACAAgtttcagcctttagtggatcaaTCTTGTCTGCTGTGTGgag CTAAGAGGATGAGTGTTGTTCGGAAGAGCATTATATATGCTGCTCTTGCAGCTCTTGTTTATCACATTTGGAGAGTTCGAAATGATGTATTCTGGAGCAACAAATTATGGCATGTAGATAATACTGTACAAAGAGTTGTTAGGGAGATTCAGATTAGGATTTCTCTTGTTATGCCTAAAAAGGCTAAAGCTATAGATAGGGAATGGGTCACTAAGATCAGTAAAAATTAG